In a genomic window of Apteryx mantelli isolate bAptMan1 chromosome 2, bAptMan1.hap1, whole genome shotgun sequence:
- the ZNF521 gene encoding zinc finger protein 521 isoform X4 — protein MSRRKQAKPRSLKDPNCKLEDKAEDGEVLDCKKRLDEGEELEEEAVHSCDSCLQVFESLSDITEHKINQCQLTDGVDVEDDPTCSWPASSPSSKDQTSPSHGEGCDFGEEEGGPGLPYPCQFCDKSFSRLSYLKHHEQSHSDKLPFKCTYCSRLFKHKRSRDRHIKLHTGDKKYHCSECDAAFSRSDHLKIHLKTHTSNKPYKCAICRRGFLSSSSLHGHMQVHERNKDGSQSASRMEDWKMKDTQKCSQCEEGFDFPEDLQKHIAECHPECSPNEDRSALQCVYCHELFVEETSLVNHMEQAHNGEKKNSCSICSENFHTVEELYSHMDSHQQPESCNHSNSPSLVTVGYTSVSSTTPDSNLSVDSSTMVETAPPIPKGRGRKRAAQQVPDITGPSSKQAKVTYSCIYCNKQLFSSLAVLQIHLKTMHLDKPEQAHICQYCLEVLPSLYNLNEHLKQVHEAPDPALIVSTMPAMVYQCNFCSEVFNDLNTLQEHIRCSHGFANPAAKDSNAFFCPHCYMGFLTDSSLEEHIRQVHCDLSSSRFGSPVLGTPKDPVVEVYSCSYCTNSPIFNSVLKLNKHIKENHKNIPLALNYIHNGKKSRAMSPLSPVTIEQTSLKMMQAVGGAPPRPAGEYICNQCGAKYTSLDGFQTHLKTHLDTVLPKLTCPQCNKEFPNQESLLKHVTIHFMITSTYYICESCDKQFTSVDDLQKHLLDMHTFVFFRCTLCQEVFDSKVSIQLHLAVKHSNEKKVYRCTSCNWDFRNETDLQLHVKHNHLENQGKVHKCIFCGESFGTEVELQCHITTHSKKYNCKFCSKAFHAIILLEKHLREKHCVFETKPPNCGTNGASEQVQKEEVELQTLLTNSQESHNSHDGSEEDVDTSEPMYGCDICGAAYTMETLLQNHQLRDHNIRPGESAIVKKKAELIKGNYKCNVCSRTFFSENGLREHMQTHLGPVKHYMCPICGERFPSLLTLTEHKVTHSKSLDTGNCRICKMPLQSEEEFLEHCQMHPDLRNSLTGFRCVVCMQTVTSTLELKIHGTFHMQKTGNGSAVQSTGRAQHLQKLYKCASCLKEFRSKQDLVKLDINGLPYGLCASCVNLSKSGSPSVNIPSSSNRQGMGQNENLSSIENKSKAGGLKTRCSSCNVKFESESELQNHIQSIHRELVPDSNSTQLKTPQVSPMPRISPSQSEERLWLGNLERHLLHTWGQLCVRRRRMMFSKLHKSPKSRFL, from the exons aTGGAGTGGATGTTGAGGATGACCCCACCTGCTCATGGCCAGCATCATCACCTTCTAGCAAAGACCAGACTTCCCCAAGCCATGGAGAAGGTTGTGATTTTGGTGAAGAGGAAGGAGGCCCAGGGTTGCCCTATCCATGCCAGTTTTGTGACAAATCGTTCAGCCGCCTCAGCTACTTAAAGCACCACGAGCAAAGTCATAGTGACAAGCTCCCTTTCAAATGCACGTATTGTAGTCGTCTCTTCAAACACAAACGCAGCAGGGACCGCCACATAAAGCTTCACACAGGAGACAAGAAGTATCACTGCAGTGAGTGTGATGCAGCATTCTCAAGGAGCGATCATCTTAAAATTCACTTAAAGACTCATACGTCCAACAAGCCATATAAATGTGCCATTTGTAGACGTGGATTTCTGTCATCTAGTTCGCTGCATGGTCACATGCAGGTTCATGAGAGGAACAAAGATGGCTCTCAGTCTGCCTCGCGTATGGAGGACTGGAAAATGAAAGACACTCAGAAATGCAGTCAGTGTGAAGAAGGCTTTGATTTTCCTGAAGATCTTCAGAAGCACATTGCAGAATGTCACCCTGAGTGTTCCCCTAATGAAGACCGATCTGCTCTTCAGTGTGTTTACTGTCATGAACTCTTTGTAGAGGAAACATCCCTGGTAAATCACATGGAGCAGGCTCATAATGGTGAGAAGAAGAATTCATGCAGCATTTGCTCTGAGAACTTTCACACTGTGGAAGAGCTGTACAGCCACATGGATAGTCACCAGCAGCCAGAGTCATGCAACCACAGCAACAGCCCATCTTTGGTAACCGTGGGCTACACCTCAGTTTCTAGCACCACTCCGGATTCAAATCTTTCGGTGGATAGTTCAACAATGGTGGAAACAGCTCCCCCTATACCAAAGGGTCGTGGAAGGAAGCGGGCAGCTCAGCAAGTGCCAGATATCACTGGTCCTTCAAGTAAGCAAGCAAAAGTTACATATAGCTGCATTTATTGCAACAAACAGTTATTTTCCAGCCTTGCAGTTTTGCAGATACACCTGAAAACTATGCATTTGGATAAACCCGAACAAGCCCATATCTGTCAGTATTGTTTGGAGGTATTGCCGTCTCTCTACAATCTGAATGAACATCTTAAGCAAGTCCATGAAGCTCCAGACCCAGCGTTGATTGTTTCTACCATGCCTGCCATGGTGTACCAGTGCAACTTCTGCTCTGAAGTGTTCAATGACCTTAACACTCTTCAAGAACATATCCGATGTTCTCATGGATTTGCCAACCCTGCTGCTAAGGACAGTAATGCATTCTTTTGTCCCCATTGCTACATGGGATTTCTTACAGATTCTTCTCTGGAAGAGCACATTAGACAAGTCCATTGTGATCTTAGCAGTTCCCGATTTGGTTCCCCTGTGCTTGGAACCCCAAAAGATCCAGTGGTGGAAGTGTATTCTTGTTCTTACTGTACAAACTCTCCAATATTTAATAGTGTTCTTAAACTGAATAAACATATCAAGGAGAACCATAAGAACATTCCTTTGGCACTGAATTACATccacaatggaaaaaaatccagagcCATGAGTCCATTATCTCCTGTAACCATTGAGCAGACCTCTTTAAAAATGATGCAGGCAGTTGGGGGTGCTCCTCCTCGTCCTGCAGGTGAATATATTTGTAATCAGTGTGGTGCTAAGTATACTTCCTTGGACGGTTTTCAGACTCATTTGAAAACACACCTTGACACTGTCCTGCCAAAACTGACCTGCCCACAGTGCAACAAGGAATTTCCAAATCAGGAGTCCCTGCTGAAGCATGTTACCATTCATTTCATGATCACCTCGACCTACTACATCTGTGAAAGCTGTGACAAGCAGTTCACTTCTGTGGATGACTTGCAGAAACACCTGCTGGACATGCATACATTTGTATTCTTCCGCTGCACCTTGTGCCAAGAGGTTTTTGACTCCAAAGTCTCCATTCAGTTACACTTGGCTGTGAAGCACAGCAATGAAAAGAAGGTATACAGATGTACGTCTTGTAACTGGGACTTCCGCAATGAGACTGACCTACAGCTTCATGTTAAACACAACCACCTGGAGAACCAAGGCAAAGTGCACAAGTGCATCTTCTGTGGTGAGTCCTTTGGTACAGAGGTGGAGCTGCAATGTCACATTACTACACACAGCAAGAAGTACAACTGCAAGTTCTGCAGCAAAGCTTTCCATGCTATCATCTTGCTGGAAAAGCACTTAAGGGAAAAACATTGTGTTTTTGAAACAAAACCTCCAAACTGTGGAACGAATGGGGCATCTGAGCAGGTTCAGAAAGAGGAAGTGGAACTCCAGACCTTGTTGACAAATAGCCAGGAGTCCCATAACAGCCATGATGGCAGTGAGGAAGATGTTGACACATCCGAACCCATGTATGGCTGTGACATTTGTGGGGCAGCTTATACAATGGAGACTCTCCTGCAAAATCACCAGCTTCGAGACCACAATATTCGACCTGGAGAAAGTGCCATAGTGAAGAAGAAGGCTGAACTCATTAAAGGGAATTACAAGTGTAATGTGTGTTCTCGAACATTCTTCTCTGAAAATGGGCTCCGCGAACACATGCAGACACACTTGGGACCAGTGAAACATTATATGTGCCCAATCTGTGGTGAGCggtttccttctcttctgacTCTTACCGAACATAAAGTCACACATAGTAAGAGCCTGGACACTGGAAACTGCAGGATTTGCAAGATGCCTCTCCAGAGCGAGGAGGAATTTTTAGAGCATTGCCAAATGCACCCTGACTTGAGGAACTCCTTGACAGGATTTCGCTGTGTGGTGTGCATGCAAACAGTTACCTCCACGCTGGAACTAAAAATCCACGGGACTTTCCACATGCAGAAAACTGGAAATGGTTCTGCCGTGCAGTCCACAGGGCGTGCACAGCATCTCCAGAAACTGTACAAGTGTGCTTCTTGCCTGAAAGAATTCCGTTCAAAGCAGGATTTAGTGAAACTTGACATCAACGGTCTGCCATATGGTCTGTGTGCTAGCTGTGTTAATCTCAGTAAAAGTGGTAGTCCAAGTGTCAACATCCCTTCAAGCAGTAACAGACAAGGCATGGGCCAAAATGAGAACTTGAGTTCCATTGAGAACAAAAGCAAGGCAGGGGGACTGAAGACTCGATGTTCTAGTTGCAATGTTAAATTTGAATCAGAAAGTGAACTCCAAAACCATATTCAGTCAATCCACAGAGAGCTTGTTCCAGACAGCAACAGTACACAGCTGAAAACACCACAAGTATCTCCAATGCCCAGAATCAGCCCCTCCCAATCTGAAGAG AGGCTTTGGTTGGGGAATTTGGAGAGGCACCTTCTCCACACCTGGGGACAACTTTGCGTCAGAAGAAGAAGGATGATGTTCTCCAAACTTCACAAGAGCCCCAAGTCAAGATTTCTGTGA